In a genomic window of Chrysemys picta bellii isolate R12L10 chromosome 1, ASM1138683v2, whole genome shotgun sequence:
- the PHYH gene encoding phytanoyl-CoA dioxygenase, peroxisomal — MEDAAAAARLDTILRHLCSRTGAAAALTTFPTSAQIASFKHPLEFHYTLDNNLLTPEQRQFYDENGYLLIKNLVSGEDIERFRNEFAKICKKEVQVPGLIIMRDVAIAKSEFVPDQKAVTKIQDFQEDEELFRYCTMPQILKYVECFTGPNIMAMHTMLINKPPDSGKKSSRHPMHQDLHYFPFRPADLIVCAWTAMEPIDRSNGCLVVLPGTHKGSLKPHDYPDWEGGVNKMYHGVRDYNKNLPRVHLVMEKGDTVFFHPLLIHGSGMNRTQGFRKAISCHYASADCHYIEVKGTSQENIEKEVVEIAQRKHGVSTPITLKDTWMIRGRLVKGERTNL, encoded by the exons ATGGAGGATGCCGCGGCCGCAGCCCGGCTGGACACGATCCTGCGGCACCTCTGCTCCCGGACGGGCGCTGCTGCCGCCCTC ACAACATTTCCTACTTCAGCACAAATTGCTTCTTTTAAACACCCATTGGAGTTTCA TTACACCCTGGACAATAACCTTTTAACTCCAGAGCAGAGACAGTTTTATGATGAAAATGGTTACCTGCTCATTAAAAACCTGGTTTCTGGTGAAGACATTGAGCGTTTCAG aaatgaATTTGCAAAGATCTGTAAAAAGGAGGTGCAAGTGCCTGGCTTAATCATAATGAGGGATGTGGCCATTGCTAAATCAGAGTTTGTTCCAGATCAAAAAGCTGTTACTAAAATACAGGATTTTCAGGAAGATGAAGAGCTCTTCAGATATTGTACTATGCCTCAG ATCCTAAAATACGTTGAGTGCTTCACAGGGCCAAACATCATGGCCATGCACACGATGTTGATAAATAAACCTCCAGATTCTG GCAAGAAGAGCTCTCGTCATCCCATGCATCAGGATTTGCACTACTTTCCATTCCGGCCTGCAGATCTCATTGTGTGTGCCTGGACTGCCATGGAGCCAATAGATCGCAGCAATGGCTGCCTGGTTGTTTTGCCAGGAACACACAAGGGTTCCCTGAAGCCACATGATTACCCTGATTGGGAG GGTGGCGTTAACAAGATGTACCATGGGGTGCGTGATTACAACAAAAACCTTCCCAGGGTTCACCTTGTTATGGAGAAGGGAGACACAGTATTCTTCCATCCCTTGTTGATTCATGGCTCTGGAATGAACAGAACTCAAGGCTTCCGGAAG GCGATATCTTGTCACTATGCTAGTGCAGATTGCCACTATATTGAAGTCAAGGGCACAAGTCAAGAAAACATTGAGAAAGAAGTTGTAGAAATTGCACAAAGAAAACATGGTGTGAGCACGCCTATCACTCTGAAG gaTACTTGGATGATACGAGGGCGGCTTGTAAAAGGAGAAAGAACTAATCTTTAG